The Klebsiella africana sequence TCGGTGACGACATCATGCTCAACTACCAGACCACCGCCTTCCACGACACTGCGACCGTGCGCCAGCTGTTGGGCCTGCGGCCGTCGCCGGAATTTGAACGCTGGCTGGAAACGATGGGCATTATGGCAAATGGTCGCCTGACCAAACGGGCGGGCGATCCGTCACTGTTCTTCTGATGACGCGGGGATGACACATCATGGATCAAAAACAGATTGAAGACATTGTACGCAGCGTAATGGCGTCAATGGGACAACCACAGCCACAGGCCCCCGCAGCATCGACGCCGGCCTGTGAAACGAAACCGTGCGCAGCAGATGTCACGGCGGAGAGCTGCGCCCTGGATCTGGGTTCAGCAGAAGCGAAAGCCTGGATCGGCGTAGAAAACCCGCATCGCCCTGAGGTGCTCACCGAGCTGCGGCGCAGTACTGCGGCGCGCGTCTGCACCGGCCGCGCCGGGCCGCGTCCGCGCACCCTGGCGCTGCTGCGCTTCCTGGCGGATCACTCGCGTTCGAAAGACACGGTGCTTAAAGAGGTGCCAGAGGCGTGGGTGAAAGCGCAGGGGCTGCTGGAAGTGCATTCGGAAATTAGCGACAAAAATCACTACCTGACGCGGCCCGATCTGGGGCGCCGTCTCAGTCCGGAGGCCATCGATGCGTTGAAGGCGCAGTGCGTGATGGATCCGGATGTGCAGGTGGTGGTCTCCGATGGCCTGTCGAGGGATGCCATCACCGCCAACTATGAAGAGATCCTGCCGCCGCTGCTTGCTGGCCTGAAGCAGGCGGGGCTGAAGGTCGGCACACCGTTCTTCGTACGCTATGGCCGCGTCAAGATTGAAGATCAGATCGGCGAGATCCTCGGCGCGAAGGTGGTGATCCTGCTGGTTGGCGAGCGCCCGGGACTTGGCCAGTCGGAGAGTCTCTCCTGCTACGCGGTCTACTCCCCGCGGGTAGCGACCACCGTTGAGGCCGACCGGACCTGTATCTCTAATATCCATCAGGGCGGTACCCCGCCGGTAGAAGCCGCCGCGGTGATCGTGGATTTAGCCAAACGCATGCTGGAGCAGAAAGCCTCCGGCATCAATATGAGCCGTTAAGGAGGCATCATGCCAGCATTAGATTTGATTCGACCCTCAGTCACCGCCATGCGCGTGATTGCCTCGGTGAATGACGGTTTCGCGCGCGAACTGAAATTACCGCCGCATATACGGAGTCTCGGGCTCATCACGGCAGATTCGGATGACGTGACGTATATTGCCGCCGACGAAGCGACTAAACAGGCGATGGTGGAAGTGGTCTATGGCCGCTCTCTGTACGCCGGCGCGGCACACGGCCCGTCGCCCACCGCCGGCGAAGTGCTGATTATGCTGGGTGGCCCGAACCCGGCGGAAGTTCGCGCCGGGCTGGATGCGATGGTGGCGCATATTGAAAGCGGGGCGGCATTCCAGTGGGCTAACGACGCGCAAGATACCGCCTTTCTGGCGCATGTGGTGTCGCGTACCGGCTCTTATCTTTCATCGACCGCTGGCATCGCGTTGGGCGATCCGATCGCTTATCTGGTGGCGCCGCCGCTGGAGGCGACGTTTGGTATCGATGCGGCGATGAAGTCGGCCGATGTCCAGCTGGTGACCTACGTGCCGCCGCCATCGGAAACCAACTATTCGGCCGCCTTTTTGACGGGAAGCCAGGCCGCCTGTAAAGCCGCCTGCAATGCCTTTACCGATGCCGTTCTCGATATTGCCCGTCATCCTGTACAGCGTGCGTAATGGAGGGAGCGATGATCAATGCGCTGGGATTGCTCGAAGT is a genomic window containing:
- the eutC gene encoding ethanolamine ammonia-lyase subunit EutC, whose product is MDQKQIEDIVRSVMASMGQPQPQAPAASTPACETKPCAADVTAESCALDLGSAEAKAWIGVENPHRPEVLTELRRSTAARVCTGRAGPRPRTLALLRFLADHSRSKDTVLKEVPEAWVKAQGLLEVHSEISDKNHYLTRPDLGRRLSPEAIDALKAQCVMDPDVQVVVSDGLSRDAITANYEEILPPLLAGLKQAGLKVGTPFFVRYGRVKIEDQIGEILGAKVVILLVGERPGLGQSESLSCYAVYSPRVATTVEADRTCISNIHQGGTPPVEAAAVIVDLAKRMLEQKASGINMSR
- the eutL gene encoding ethanolamine utilization microcompartment protein EutL; amino-acid sequence: MPALDLIRPSVTAMRVIASVNDGFARELKLPPHIRSLGLITADSDDVTYIAADEATKQAMVEVVYGRSLYAGAAHGPSPTAGEVLIMLGGPNPAEVRAGLDAMVAHIESGAAFQWANDAQDTAFLAHVVSRTGSYLSSTAGIALGDPIAYLVAPPLEATFGIDAAMKSADVQLVTYVPPPSETNYSAAFLTGSQAACKAACNAFTDAVLDIARHPVQRA